The Elaeis guineensis isolate ETL-2024a chromosome 14, EG11, whole genome shotgun sequence genome has a segment encoding these proteins:
- the LOC105057816 gene encoding putative disease resistance protein RGA3: MADVLLSALLPVVMEKVTDSVLQRFGVMWGIHDKLKKLERMLSAIHNTLEDAEERQVRDPAVKRWLEALKDEAYEADDILDEFEVEAMRRKAEIQVDMTRKVRSFFSFHNPVWFRFKMGRQLNDIVEKIEKIIDEGNQFGFTVKPPPQNRDRPQTHSYVDESNVIGREEDREKIVKLLLDHNHNQNVAVLCIVGIGGLGKTTLAQLIYKDERVKEHFQLLMWVCVSDDLDVANHIQKKKEYDVAKVARKIIASATGDECNLETMELLQRRLREAVSQKRYLLVLDDIWNEDQAKWDELKNLLGTGGEGSRIIVTARSQQVSLIMGTLNTYRLQGLTEDDSWTLFRKRAFEEGAEVPPTLEKIGREIVKKCGGLPLAVKTVGGSMHSKSQEREWLSVRDSEIWDMPVGEDGILPALRLSYSHLPSHLKQCFAFCAIFPKDYEMEKGLLIQLWMANGFIPSDGRKELEDKGHDIFNELAWRSFFQEIEEVEYSYPERHEHYCITICKMHDLMHDLARSIMGNECLSMSEPTRWEEVSRKARHLCTSENFSLNLHRTFHSCRIVRTLLSSLPKMLHTDIIVTDDTLQPKSLRVLDLHNTGITCLPIAIGYLKHLRYLDLSGTHIKALPDDTSTLFNLQTLKLSNCWNLCKLPEDMRNMSSLRHLYIDKCKSLKHMPAGMGQMRSLQTLTMYIVGNDAGRGIGELNGLNLGGLLELYNLRNVRDAAEARHANMGSKQNLRSFILCWDMTQWNPPYCYAESAHRCYEEDVLPAENAEEVFEALRPHGGLKLLAIWRYGGGSFPTWMMDSLLLQNLVEIHLGVCTGCEHLPPLWQLPFLKFLYMIKMDSIKHICSSTIYGNASNGTVQAFPSLKRLVLHTMLSLEKWSEKEGTVEVALVFPLLAELEIICCPNLMTMPEIPSLKSLELKGTDMQLGLVCSLTTLSSLNIEVYKTSNGTESPPLSKNKMSFKCFRSLENLGIVASDILAPLLEDEVETRGLSSSLHHFMIQHCHWLFSSSQQSLSPLGFWKNLTSLLYLRMEFCDDLVHWPEEEFRGLNSLKKISIYGCNKLVGPSPLPLSSSLDGKLLPNLEELDIVHCDGLLELPRLPSSLKSLYVGYCPKLNSLTEGLQHATALERVDISGCPSLTSLPADLGHLTALTSMYISELSGLKSLPQGLGQLAALKSLCIHKCSNLSSLPEGMQGLTSLEYLYITQCPRLSSLPEGLQQQLPALQGLVIDECPSLQRLCKRGGSYWHLVSRIAYTEISDRRTNGTFLPSFPCFGRPPKV; this comes from the coding sequence ATGGCTGACGTACTTCTCTCAGCCTTGCTACCGGTGGTGATGGAGAAGGTAACAGACTCTGTTCTCCAACGGTTTGGAGTTATGTGGGGCATCCATGACAAGCTCAAAAAGCTGGAAAGAATGCTGTCGGCAATCCATAACACACTTGAAGATGCAGAGGAGCGGCAAGTCAGGGATCCTGCTGTGAAGAGGTGGTTGGAAGCACTGAAGGATGAAGCCTACGAAGCAGACGACATACTGGATGAATTCGAAGTGGAAGCAATGCGGCGGAAGGCAGAGATTCAAGTCGATATGACGAGAAAGGTGCGcagcttcttttcttttcataatcCAGTTTGGTTTCGTTTTAAGATGGGGCGACAGTTGAACGATATTGTTgagaaaatagagaaaatcatAGATGAGGGAAATCAATTTGGTTTCACGGTCAAACCACCACCACAAAACAGGGATAGGCCACAGACCCACTCCTATGTTGATGAGTCAAATGTCATTGGAAGGGAGGAAGATAGAGAAAAAATAGTGAAGTTGTTACTTGATCATAATCACAACCAGAATGTTGCAGTCCTTTGCATAGTTGGTATAGGGGGTCTGGGTAAGACCACACTGGCCCAATTGATTTACAAAGATGAGAGGGTGAAGGAGCATTTCCAGCTGCTTATGTGGGTCTGTGTGTCGGATGATCTCGATGTTGCAaatcacattcaaaaaaaaaaagagtacgaTGTTGCAAAAGTTGCTCGAAAAATAATAGCTTCAGCCACAGGGGATGAGTGTAATCTAGAAACCATGGAGTTGTTACAACGCCGTCTTCGAGAAGCTGTGAGTCAGAAAAGGTATTTACTTGTATTAGATGACATTTGGAATGAGGATCAGGCAAAGTGGGatgagttaaaaaatttactAGGAACTGGTGGAGAAGGAAGCAGGATCATTGTGACTGCACGAAGTCAGCAGGTATCATTGATAATGGGTACACTCAACACCTATCGTTTACAAGGTTTGACCGAGGATGATTCTTGGACATTGTTTAGGAAGAGAGCATTTGAAGAGGGAGCAGAAGTGCCTCCAACTCTGGAAAAGATTGGCAGGGAGATTGTCAAGAAATGTGGTGGGTTGCCTCTTGCAGTGAAGACAGTGGGGGGCTCAATGCATTCCAAGAGCCAAGAAAGGGAATGGTTGTCTGTGAGGGATAGTGAAATTTGGGATATGCCGGTTGGTGAAGATGGGATCTTACCAGCACTAAGGTTGAGCTACAGTCATTTGCCTTCCCATTTAAAACAGTGCTTTGCTTTTTGTGCCATATTTCCAAAGGATTATGAGATGGAAAAGGGTCTGCTGATACAGCTTTGGATGGCCAATGGATTCATTCCATCTGACGGAAGAAAGGAGTTGGAGGACAAAGGGCATGACATTTTTAATGAGTTGGCTTGGAGATCTTTCTTTCAGGAAATTGAGGAGGTTGAGTATAGTTACCCAGAGAGACATGAACATTACTGCATAACAATATGCAAAATGCATGACCTCATGCATGATCTTGCACGATCCATAATGGGGAATGAATGCCTCAGCATGTCAGAACCTACTAGGTGGGAAGAAGTCTCAAGAAAAGCCCGTCATTTGTGTACATCTGAAAACTTTTCATTGAACCTTCATAGGACATTTCATAGCTGTCGGATTGTTCGCACTCTCCTATCTTCATTACCAAAGATGTTGCATACTGATATTATAGTGACTGATGATACATTGCAGCCTAAGTCCTTGAGAGTATTAGATCTACATAATACTGGTATCACGTGTCTGCCTATTGCAATTGGATATTTGAAACATCTGAGATACCTCGACCTCTCTGGCACCCATATTAAAGCATTACCGGATGACACCAGCACACTTTTTAATCTACAAACTCTAAAACTCTCTAACTGCTGGAATCTATGTAAGCTGCCTGAAGACATGAGAAATATGAGTAGTCTTAGGCACCTctacattgacaaatgtaaaagtTTGAAGCACATGCCAGCTGGTATGGGGCAAATGAGGAGCTTGCAAACATTAACGATGTATATTGTAGGCAATGATGCTGGGAGGGGTATAGGAGAGCTGAATGGCTTAAATCTTGGTGGCCTACTAGAACTGTATAACTTGAGGAATGTGAGGGATGCAGCAGAAGCTAGGCATGCAAATATGGGCTCGAAACAAAATCTTCGCTCATTCATACTATGCTGGGATATGACTCAGTGGAATCCCCCTTATTGTTATGCAGAAAGTGCCCATCGTTGTTATGAGGAAGATGTTTTGCCAGCAGAAAATGCTGAAGAGGTTTTTGAAGCCCTGAGACCTCATGGTGGCTTAAAGCTGCTGGCAATCTGGCGCTATGGGGGAGGCAGCTTTCCAACATGGATGATGGACTCTCTGTTGCTGCAAAATTTAGTTGAAATCCATCTGGGAGTTTGCACAGGTTGTGAACACCTCCCACCTTTATGGCAGCTTCCTTTTCttaaatttctctacatgattaaGATGGATAGCATCAAGCACATCTGCAGCAGCACCATCTACGGCAATGCAAGTAATGGCACCGTGCAAGCATTCCCCTCACTGAAGAGACTGGTGTTGCATACGATGCTGAGCTTGGAGAAGTGGTCAGAGAAAGAAGGAACCGTAGAGGTCGCTCTGGTTTTCCCTCTCCTTGCTGAGCTTGAGATAATTTGTTGCCCAAATTTGATGACCATGCCAGAGATACCATCTCTCAAAAGTTTAGAATTGAAAGGAACTGATATGCAGTTGGGCTTGGTCTGTAGTCTGACAACACTATCTTCCCTTAACATTGAAGTCTATAAAACGAGCAATGGCACAGAGTCCCCTCCTCTTTCTAAGAACAAAATGTCTTTCAAGTGTTTCAGATCTCTTGAAAATTTAGGTATTGTGGCATCGGACATTTTGGCACCATTGCTGGAGGACGAGGTGGAGACGAGAGGACTGAGCTCATCCCTGCATCATTTCATGATTCAGCACTGCCATTGGTTGTTTTCATCATCACAACAGTCTTTGTCACCGTTGGGGTTTTGGAAGAACCTTACTTCTCTCCTATACTTGAGGATGGAATTTTGTGATGATCTGGTCCACTGGCCAGAGGAGGAGTTCCGTGGCTTGAACTCGCTGAAGAAGATAAGTATCTATGGTTGCAACAAGTTGGTTGGTCCGTCACCTTTGCCATTATCCTCGTCATTAGATGGAAAGCTCCTACCAAACCTGGAAGAGCTAGATATTGTGCATTGTGATGGTCTGCTCGAATTGCCCAGGTTGCCTAGTTCCCTCAAATCACTGTACGTTGGTTACTGCCCCAAACTAAATTCCTTGACGGAAGGCTTGCAACATGCCACTGCTCTTGAGAGGGTCGATATTTCAGGTTGCCCAAGCCTGACTTCTCTGCCAGCAGATCTTGGCCACCTAACAGCACTCACAAGTATGTATATCAGTGAGCTTTCTGGCTTGAAATCTTTGCCACAAGGACTCGGACAGCTCGCTGCACTCAAGTCTCTGTGCATCCACAAGTGCAGCAACTTGTCATCTCTACCAGAAGGGATGCAGGGCCTCACTTCCCTTGAGTATCTGTATATTACACAATGCCCTCGGCTTTCATCACTCCCGGAAGGTCTCCAACAACAACTCCCCGCACTTCAGGGCTTGGTCATCGACGAGTGCCCCAGCCTGCAGAGACTGTGTAAGAGAGGAGGATCGTATTGGCACCTGGTCTCACGCATTGCCTATACTGAAATATCAGATAGGCGCACCAACGGCACCTTCCTTCCTTCCTTTCCTTGCTTTGGAAGACCACCTAAAGTATGA